The following coding sequences are from one Oncorhynchus nerka isolate Pitt River unplaced genomic scaffold, Oner_Uvic_2.0 unplaced_scaffold_2473, whole genome shotgun sequence window:
- the LOC135567169 gene encoding cornifin-B-like, which translates to EKASTLCSEKAPTLCSEKAPTLCSEKAPALCSEKASTPCSEKAPTLCSEKAPTLCSEKAPTLCSDRAPTLCSEKAPTLCSVKAPTLCSEKAPTLCSEKAPTLCSEKAPTLCSEKAPTLCSDRAPTLCSEKAPTLCSVKAPTLCSEKAPTLCNEKGLTLIPPSNSNSSPTSCPLTHLHPITHHPPPSTLRLLILPDEQMDG; encoded by the exons TGAGAAGGCTTCTACTCTCTGCAGTGAGAAGGCTCCTACCCTCTGCAGTGAGAAGGCTCCTACCCTCTGCAGTGAGAAGGCTCCTGCCCTCTGCAGTGAGAAGGCTTCTACCCCCTGCAGTGAGAAGGCTCCTACCCTCTGCAGTGAGAAGGCTCCTACCCTCTGCAGTGAGAAGGCTCCTACACTCTGCAGTGACAGGGCTCCCACCCTCTGCAGTGAGAAGGCTCCTACCCTCTGCAGTGTGAAGGCTCCTACCCTCTGCAGTGAGAAGGCTCCTACCCTCTGCAGTGAGAAGGCTCCTACCCTCTGCAGTGAGAAGGCTCCTACCCTCTGCAGTGAGAAGGCTCCTACCCTCTGCAGTGACAGGGCTCCCACCCTCTGCAGTGAGAAGGCTCCTACCCTCTGCAGTGTGAAGGCTCCTACCCTCTGCAGTGAGAAGGCTCCTACTCTCTGCAATGAGAAG GGATTGACCCTGATTCCCCCCTCCAACTCCAACTCCTCACCCACATCCTGCCCCCTCACCCACCTCCACCCCATCACccaccacccccctccctccaccctcagaCTACTCATCCTGCCTGATgaacagatggatggatga